The DNA segment CGACTAATTCTATCTGGTGCTAGTGATTCGTGTACTTCTTGTAAAGCACTATCTAAGTTTGTCCACGCAGTTGCCCAATGTTCTTTAAAACTATCAAATAATAAGGTAGCTGTTTGTTGAATAAGAATTGATTTACTAGAGGATAAATTACAAATTTCCATTGATAAGTAGAAAAATGGATATCTTATTACTTACAAATTTGACTTGTTACGAAAATCATTGACGATACGATCGAGTCCTACCGAATGTGCAGCTTTAACAAGAATACGATCGCCTTCTTTGACAACCTCTCTCAAGCGTTTTACGATATTTTCGTGGTTAGAAAAACATTCAGTGGGAATCTCTACTGCGCTTGTTGCGATCGCTTCTGCATCTTCACCGTCAACTAGAACTATCAATAAATCAATATTAAGTTGACTTACTAAATTACCAACTTCTTGATGCAATTGCCGCGATCGCTCTCCCAGTTCTTTCATCGCACCTAACACCGCAATCCGCCGCTTTCCTGGTGTTTCTGCTAGTAGATGCAGCGCTGCTTGCATAGCTTCTGGTGCAGCATTATAACTTTCATCTAAGAGTACCACATCATTGGGTAATTCGTGACGTTGCGATCGCCCACTTGGCATATCAACAACTAAATCAATTAAGTTTGACCAATCAATTTGTAAAACCTTGGCAACAGCCAAAGCAGCAAGAAAATTTATGGCATTGTGTCGCCCTGGTAATGGTAAAGGCAAATACCTGCCATCGACTAATATTTGATTGTCAGTAATTTCTCCGCGTACATCTCCACCTGCTAAACCATACGTAACAGTTTGACCTCGCCATACTGTTGCAGCGGTTGTCATCAGACGGGAATTGTCATGATTGAGAATCCCCATCGCTGAATTTGACATTTGCGCTAATAACTCACACTTAGCCTCAGCGATCGCTTGTTCTGAACCTAATCTTTCGATATGTGCAGTTCCTACATTTGTAATCACGCCGATCGTCGGACAAGCTATTTGTGTTAATAAGGCAATTTCTCCTTTCGCACGCATTGCCATTTCAATGACTGCGTAGTTGTGTTCAGAACTCAGTTCCAGTAAGGTTTTAGGGACGCCAATTTCATTATTGTAATTTGCCTGTGTCTTGAGAACATGACCCTGAGTTGCTAAAACTGCAGCCATCAACTCTTTAGTTGTCGTTTTGCCAACAGAACCCGTAATTGCAATGACGGGAATTGAAAATTGCTG comes from the Gloeocapsopsis sp. IPPAS B-1203 genome and includes:
- the murF gene encoding UDP-N-acetylmuramoyl-tripeptide--D-alanyl-D-alanine ligase; this encodes MPCGTLNQLIQVLAAKSVLSDTELTFQFTGVNTDTRIIEPGDIFVALRGEKFDGHAFVTAALDKGAIAAIVDSKFQAPNESLPLLQVENTLEAYQKIAHWWRQQFSIPVIAITGSVGKTTTKELMAAVLATQGHVLKTQANYNNEIGVPKTLLELSSEHNYAVIEMAMRAKGEIALLTQIACPTIGVITNVGTAHIERLGSEQAIAEAKCELLAQMSNSAMGILNHDNSRLMTTAATVWRGQTVTYGLAGGDVRGEITDNQILVDGRYLPLPLPGRHNAINFLAALAVAKVLQIDWSNLIDLVVDMPSGRSQRHELPNDVVLLDESYNAAPEAMQAALHLLAETPGKRRIAVLGAMKELGERSRQLHQEVGNLVSQLNIDLLIVLVDGEDAEAIATSAVEIPTECFSNHENIVKRLREVVKEGDRILVKAAHSVGLDRIVNDFRNKSNL